Proteins encoded by one window of Streptomyces sp. ALI-76-A:
- a CDS encoding bifunctional riboflavin kinase/FAD synthetase, whose amino-acid sequence MQRWRGLEDIPQDWGRSVVTIGSYDGVHRGHQLIIRHTVERARELGVPAVVVTFDPHPSEVVRPGSHPPLLAPHHRRAELMAELGVDALLILPFTTEFSKLSPADFVVKVLVDKLHAKAVVEGPNFRFGHKAAGTVDFLGEQGKVYDFEVEVVDLYVRGEAGGGEPFSSTLTRRLVAEGDVEGAAEILGRPHRVEGVVVRGAQRGREMGFPTANVETLPHTAIPADGVYAGWLHVDGEAMPAAISVGTNPQFDGTERTVEAYAIDRVGLDLYGMHAAVDFLAFVRGQARFDTLDALLVQIAEDVKRCRELIAAAG is encoded by the coding sequence GTGCAGCGCTGGCGTGGCTTGGAGGACATCCCCCAGGACTGGGGGCGCAGCGTCGTCACCATCGGTTCCTACGACGGGGTCCACCGGGGGCACCAGCTGATCATCCGGCATACCGTGGAACGCGCTCGCGAGCTGGGTGTTCCCGCGGTCGTCGTCACCTTCGACCCGCACCCCAGCGAGGTCGTCCGCCCCGGCAGCCACCCGCCGTTGCTGGCCCCGCATCACCGCCGCGCCGAACTCATGGCCGAGCTGGGCGTGGACGCGCTCCTGATCCTCCCCTTCACCACCGAGTTCTCGAAGCTGTCCCCGGCCGACTTCGTCGTCAAGGTCCTGGTTGACAAGCTGCACGCCAAGGCCGTCGTCGAGGGCCCCAACTTCCGCTTCGGCCACAAGGCCGCGGGAACCGTGGACTTCCTCGGCGAGCAGGGCAAGGTCTACGACTTCGAGGTCGAGGTCGTCGACCTGTACGTCCGCGGCGAGGCGGGCGGCGGCGAGCCCTTCTCCTCGACCCTGACCCGGCGCCTGGTCGCCGAGGGCGACGTCGAGGGCGCCGCCGAGATCCTGGGCCGCCCGCACCGGGTGGAGGGCGTGGTCGTCCGCGGCGCCCAGCGCGGCCGCGAGATGGGCTTCCCCACGGCGAACGTCGAGACCCTCCCGCACACCGCGATCCCCGCCGACGGCGTCTACGCCGGCTGGCTGCACGTGGACGGCGAGGCGATGCCGGCGGCCATCTCCGTCGGCACCAACCCGCAGTTCGACGGCACCGAGCGCACCGTGGAGGCGTACGCCATCGACCGCGTAGGCCTCGACCTGTACGGCATGCACGCCGCCGTCGACTTCCTCGCCTTCGTGCGCGGGCAGGCCAGGTTCGACACGCTGGACGCGCTGCTGGTGCAGATCGCGGAGGACGTCAAACGCTGCCGGGAGCTGATCGCCGCGGCCGGCTAG
- a CDS encoding SCO5717 family growth-regulating ATPase has translation MNSDRDGIRGGWDTPDDDQTDAESAIEMTGEFTIDYAPPAWYTQNASGTSGGTPSAPSAPSTPSAPVPPVPASGPAAPPPPVGPPVAVPDLPSGGPFQPTWTTSPAAPGAEAGDGDLVSGATMRISASSLKREIAERDGGEDTPGAHTAEANTAGAHTDGVRTDETSGDASAVHATGPGTAHGADAGATPGAAGTTGGIDPAAAQPAAEEHQSGPGAGPGAPAQAPVPAPPPTPAPAPMPTAPVAMPTPPVSAPAAPVPPDSASAPDADHTAAEPAAGAADTEGTADQAGPVPAAAEESASGGDQGSADEDTPSLTHLTSAPQDPEGTDDTDGTGTDGTQSARQSDGTPDGSADSPASEGPTPDAPAPDSAAPEATPDNGAPQSTGVPAGAVPAPDAPPAWAPPPAPQSGVPPLPPSYQPAAPATAAQWPAQSHPDAPAPQQPGPAQNQPPTPPGQQPHPQPQQPFQPQAPQPAPAAWHAPDAQPAPPAPAGYGFPQPGSDNAPPPAAPAPPQPTPPAPQPTPPTPPQGGYGFPQPPAQSPAGPQQPGYGFPHPASAGPHPPNSPQPSGYGFPQQPAQQGQPGQPGRQEQPQPNAAHPGYPGQPGPSNAAHPGQPGQPGNPGHPAHPGQPHPDAHGQQPLPQALPQPHSQPQPTPPVDPRTGAAWPQPIQHDQRQPTNPGAAPLGYTAAVELSSDRLLNSKKQKAKSSRPTPGGSRFKLGGKKEEAERQRKLELIRTPVLSCYRIAVISLKGGVGKTTTTTALGSTLATERQDKILAIDANPDAGTLGRRVRRETGATIRDLVQAIPYLNSYMDIRRFTSQASSGLEIIANDVDPAVSTTFNDEDYRRAIDVLGKQYPVILTDSGTGLLYSAMRGVLDLADQLIIISTPSVDGASSASTTLDWLSAHGYADLVSRSLTVISGVRETGKMIKVEDIVTHFETRCRGVIVVPFDEHLAAGAEVDLDMMRPKVREAYFNLAALVAEDFVRHQQAHGLWTSDGNPPPVAAPPMPGHQTQGQPYPGQPYPGQPVPGQQFPGQPGPYPQQPQPGGPGQPGPGQQYAPQPYPQQGQPPAQPGQPYPQAADPQPYPAQPQPQSPPQPQAQPQPRQGQPTHPGRPDQPYPGYGYGYGYPQSDGQTPPPPPPPQQ, from the coding sequence GTGAACAGCGATCGGGACGGGATCCGCGGGGGCTGGGACACACCCGACGACGACCAGACCGACGCGGAGTCCGCCATCGAGATGACGGGCGAGTTCACGATCGACTACGCCCCGCCGGCCTGGTACACGCAGAACGCGTCGGGCACGTCAGGCGGGACTCCCTCGGCTCCCTCGGCTCCTTCGACTCCGTCGGCTCCCGTGCCACCGGTCCCGGCGAGCGGTCCCGCCGCGCCTCCCCCGCCGGTCGGGCCCCCCGTGGCCGTACCGGATCTGCCGTCCGGCGGTCCCTTCCAGCCGACCTGGACGACCTCGCCCGCGGCGCCCGGCGCGGAGGCCGGGGACGGCGACCTCGTCAGCGGTGCGACCATGCGGATCTCGGCCTCCTCGTTGAAGCGTGAGATCGCGGAGCGCGACGGCGGTGAGGACACTCCCGGCGCGCACACCGCCGAAGCGAACACCGCCGGGGCACACACCGACGGAGTGCGCACCGACGAGACGTCCGGTGATGCCTCTGCCGTGCACGCGACCGGTCCAGGAACCGCTCACGGAGCCGATGCCGGTGCCACCCCCGGTGCCGCGGGGACCACCGGGGGCATCGACCCGGCCGCCGCTCAACCGGCCGCCGAAGAGCATCAGTCCGGTCCCGGTGCCGGTCCCGGGGCTCCCGCTCAGGCCCCGGTGCCCGCCCCGCCCCCGACGCCCGCTCCGGCCCCGATGCCGACTGCTCCGGTCGCGATGCCCACTCCCCCTGTCTCGGCGCCCGCCGCTCCGGTCCCGCCGGACAGCGCGTCCGCGCCGGACGCCGACCACACCGCTGCCGAGCCCGCCGCGGGTGCGGCCGACACCGAAGGCACAGCCGATCAGGCGGGCCCGGTCCCGGCCGCGGCGGAGGAGTCCGCCTCCGGTGGCGATCAGGGAAGCGCCGACGAGGACACCCCGTCCCTCACCCACCTGACCAGCGCGCCCCAGGATCCGGAGGGCACAGACGACACAGACGGCACCGGCACAGACGGCACACAGAGCGCCCGGCAGTCCGACGGCACACCCGACGGATCCGCGGACTCCCCCGCCTCGGAAGGCCCCACTCCGGACGCCCCCGCCCCCGACAGCGCCGCACCCGAGGCCACTCCCGACAACGGCGCCCCCCAGAGCACCGGGGTCCCCGCAGGCGCTGTCCCCGCACCGGACGCCCCGCCCGCCTGGGCTCCCCCGCCGGCACCGCAGAGCGGTGTTCCGCCGTTGCCGCCGTCCTACCAGCCGGCCGCACCGGCCACGGCGGCGCAGTGGCCCGCCCAGTCCCACCCGGACGCCCCGGCCCCGCAGCAGCCGGGTCCGGCCCAGAACCAGCCGCCGACGCCGCCAGGGCAGCAGCCGCACCCACAGCCCCAGCAGCCGTTCCAGCCGCAGGCTCCGCAGCCCGCGCCGGCCGCCTGGCACGCCCCCGACGCGCAGCCCGCTCCGCCGGCCCCGGCCGGTTACGGCTTCCCGCAGCCCGGCAGCGACAACGCACCGCCGCCCGCGGCACCCGCGCCTCCCCAGCCCACCCCGCCGGCTCCCCAGCCCACCCCGCCGACTCCGCCGCAGGGCGGCTACGGCTTCCCGCAGCCCCCCGCCCAGTCGCCGGCCGGCCCGCAGCAGCCGGGGTACGGCTTCCCGCACCCCGCGTCAGCCGGCCCCCACCCGCCCAACTCCCCCCAGCCGAGCGGATACGGCTTCCCCCAGCAGCCGGCGCAACAGGGCCAGCCGGGTCAACCGGGCCGGCAGGAACAGCCGCAGCCGAACGCGGCCCATCCCGGATACCCCGGCCAGCCCGGCCCGTCGAACGCGGCCCACCCCGGACAGCCAGGCCAGCCCGGCAACCCGGGACACCCCGCGCACCCGGGCCAGCCGCACCCCGACGCCCACGGTCAGCAGCCCCTCCCCCAGGCTCTCCCCCAACCCCACTCCCAGCCCCAGCCCACCCCACCCGTAGACCCCCGCACCGGTGCCGCCTGGCCGCAGCCGATCCAGCACGACCAGCGGCAGCCGACCAACCCCGGTGCCGCGCCGCTCGGTTACACCGCGGCCGTGGAGCTGTCCTCGGACCGGCTGCTCAACAGCAAGAAGCAGAAGGCGAAGAGCAGCCGTCCGACACCCGGCGGCAGCCGGTTCAAACTGGGCGGGAAGAAGGAAGAGGCCGAACGGCAGCGGAAGTTGGAGCTGATCCGCACGCCGGTGCTGTCCTGCTACCGGATCGCCGTGATCAGCCTCAAGGGTGGTGTGGGCAAGACCACGACCACCACCGCGCTCGGCTCGACCCTCGCCACCGAGCGCCAGGACAAGATCCTCGCGATCGACGCCAACCCGGACGCCGGTACGCTCGGCCGCCGGGTGCGCCGGGAGACCGGGGCCACCATCCGCGACCTCGTCCAGGCGATCCCGTACCTCAACTCGTACATGGACATCCGGCGGTTCACCTCCCAGGCCTCCTCGGGTCTGGAGATCATCGCCAACGACGTCGACCCGGCGGTCTCGACCACGTTCAACGACGAGGACTACCGGCGCGCGATCGACGTGCTCGGCAAGCAGTACCCGGTCATCCTGACCGACTCCGGCACCGGTCTGCTGTACAGCGCCATGCGCGGGGTGCTCGACCTCGCCGACCAGCTCATCATCATCTCGACGCCGTCCGTGGACGGTGCGAGCAGCGCGAGCACGACCCTGGACTGGCTGTCCGCGCACGGGTACGCCGACCTGGTCTCACGGTCGCTCACGGTCATCTCCGGGGTCCGCGAGACCGGAAAGATGATCAAGGTCGAGGACATCGTGACGCATTTCGAGACCCGGTGCCGGGGTGTGATCGTGGTGCCGTTCGACGAGCACCTGGCCGCCGGTGCCGAGGTCGACCTCGACATGATGCGTCCGAAGGTCCGGGAGGCGTACTTCAACCTGGCGGCGTTGGTCGCGGAGGACTTCGTACGGCATCAGCAGGCGCACGGACTGTGGACGAGCGACGGCAACCCGCCTCCGGTGGCCGCCCCGCCGATGCCGGGCCACCAGACGCAGGGACAGCCGTACCCGGGACAGCCGTATCCGGGACAGCCCGTTCCCGGACAGCAGTTCCCCGGGCAGCCGGGCCCGTACCCGCAGCAGCCCCAGCCCGGCGGGCCGGGACAGCCGGGCCCTGGACAGCAGTACGCCCCCCAGCCCTACCCCCAGCAGGGCCAGCCACCCGCCCAGCCCGGCCAGCCCTACCCGCAGGCAGCCGACCCCCAGCCCTACCCCGCTCAACCGCAACCGCAGTCACCACCACAGCCGCAAGCGCAGCCACAACCGCGACAGGGCCAGCCGACACATCCCGGCCGGCCCGATCAGCCGTACCCCGGCTATGGCTACGGCTACGGCTACCCGCAGTCCGACGGGCAGACCCCGCCGCCCCCTCCCCCGCCGCAGCAGTAG
- the eccE gene encoding type VII secretion protein EccE produces the protein MASATRARSRSQSGPRSGRAGRSGARGSSSSQPPTAGPGVTPAASAPYQGSVSPHLKSRSERGGSFAVQRLVMTELAAAIVVVGWLIGTVALVVAGVVAAVLLVLALVRRRGRSLPEWLGTVLALRARTRKAASSPLPQGVDSGLAPAVECDPNLRTYSYSRGDDRDQRRPVGMVGDGGFLTAVLQVESDAGALRAERSRRPLPVALVQDALAVDGILLESAQIVVHTQPAPALHLPQQSVVVSNYAPLQAQTGSPAVRITWIALKLDPELCPEAVAARGGGLVGAQKCLVRSAEHLSSRLTGAGFVANILTEEELTAAIATSACANPMVTAQAAQAGRGEVPQRRTEEAGRSWRCDNRRHTTYWVRRWPQLGESGTSLAQLVAQLTAVPALATTFSLTLARGDRQDVAVTGHLRITGRSNQELTDARRELERAARQARTGLARLDREQLPGVLATLPLGGAR, from the coding sequence ATGGCTTCCGCAACGCGGGCCCGGTCGCGATCGCAATCGGGGCCACGGTCGGGGCGCGCGGGCCGGTCGGGTGCCCGCGGCTCGTCCTCCTCCCAGCCGCCGACGGCGGGACCGGGCGTGACGCCCGCCGCCTCCGCGCCGTACCAGGGCTCCGTCTCCCCGCATCTGAAGTCGCGCTCGGAGCGCGGGGGTTCTTTCGCGGTGCAACGCCTGGTGATGACGGAGCTGGCCGCCGCGATCGTCGTGGTCGGATGGCTCATCGGCACGGTCGCGCTGGTAGTGGCGGGCGTGGTCGCCGCGGTCCTCCTCGTGCTCGCTCTCGTACGACGCCGGGGGCGCTCGCTGCCCGAATGGCTGGGCACCGTCCTGGCGTTGCGGGCCCGCACCCGCAAGGCCGCGAGCAGTCCGCTCCCGCAGGGTGTCGACTCCGGTCTCGCGCCCGCCGTGGAGTGCGACCCGAACCTCAGGACGTACAGCTACAGCCGTGGCGACGACCGCGACCAGCGGCGGCCGGTGGGCATGGTGGGCGACGGGGGCTTTCTCACCGCGGTCCTCCAGGTGGAGTCGGACGCCGGTGCGCTGCGCGCGGAGCGCAGTCGCCGTCCACTGCCCGTCGCCCTCGTGCAGGACGCCCTCGCCGTCGACGGGATCCTCCTGGAGTCGGCGCAGATCGTGGTGCACACCCAGCCGGCGCCCGCGCTGCACCTGCCCCAGCAGTCCGTCGTGGTGAGCAACTACGCCCCGTTGCAGGCCCAGACCGGCTCTCCGGCGGTGCGCATCACGTGGATCGCGCTGAAGCTCGACCCGGAGCTGTGCCCGGAGGCGGTGGCCGCGCGCGGCGGCGGGCTGGTGGGGGCGCAGAAGTGTCTGGTGCGGTCGGCGGAGCACCTGTCCAGTCGGCTGACCGGTGCGGGGTTCGTGGCGAACATCCTCACCGAGGAGGAGCTGACGGCCGCGATCGCCACCTCCGCGTGCGCCAACCCGATGGTGACGGCGCAGGCCGCGCAGGCCGGCCGGGGCGAGGTGCCGCAGCGGCGCACCGAGGAGGCCGGCCGCAGCTGGCGCTGCGACAACCGCCGGCACACCACGTACTGGGTGCGGCGCTGGCCCCAGTTGGGCGAGTCCGGCACGTCGCTGGCGCAGTTGGTGGCGCAGCTGACGGCGGTTCCCGCGCTGGCGACGACGTTCAGCCTGACCCTGGCCCGGGGTGACCGGCAGGACGTGGCCGTCACCGGTCACCTCCGGATCACCGGCCGCAGCAACCAGGAACTCACCGACGCCCGGCGCGAGCTGGAGCGTGCGGCGCGGCAGGCGCGGACCGGGCTCGCGCGGCTGGACCGTGAACAACTCCCCGGTGTTCTCGCCACCTTGCCGCTCGGAGGTGCCCGCTGA
- the eccB gene encoding type VII secretion protein EccB — protein MASRRDELNAYTFAKRRTLASFLQPSPTGSEEGAPKPLRALMPGVIVGVVILAVFGGIGMFSPTAPKGWNTPEEHVIVASKSTTRYVVLKTGSQTQLHPVLNMASAKLLLDPSKADVITVDEKVLDSGKPPHGATIGIPYAPDRLPSADEAEAAKRWAVCERPGEGGRAIQKAAFVLAEKEFARTEGRDKLSGGDLMYVVGPDGKTPYVVDAQGTAYPLADPADTELLKALDTQGRAPQRVSQEWLATLHEGDAVSIPTIDGTPGARANVSGLPEQYDKIGEVIKAANGSRMQYYVVLEGRVAEISEFVATLLLNSGDLVPVGQAGEAQQVSPGAVVESTPFEKTAGKTWPAFKPKMVNDGSSATSGRNTVCNVLLSVGTTGEAKGTTTLSTWVGTDFPAQLPTGSSSAYVTAGSGQLYRQFQGTETGAGGVFLVTDTGLRYALQSNSDSATDDEGIGTSAKQREEELQEAKIAQTRLGYEKVAPAPVPAAWSTFLPTGPRLSESAARQPQGS, from the coding sequence ATGGCATCACGGCGGGACGAACTCAACGCCTACACCTTCGCGAAGCGCCGTACGCTCGCATCCTTCCTCCAGCCGTCTCCGACGGGTTCCGAGGAAGGCGCGCCCAAGCCGCTGCGCGCGCTCATGCCCGGTGTCATCGTCGGCGTGGTGATCCTCGCGGTGTTCGGCGGCATCGGCATGTTCAGCCCGACAGCGCCCAAGGGCTGGAACACACCCGAAGAACACGTCATCGTCGCGAGCAAGTCGACCACCCGGTACGTGGTGCTGAAGACGGGCAGCCAGACGCAGCTGCACCCCGTGCTCAACATGGCCTCGGCCAAGCTGCTCCTGGACCCGAGCAAGGCCGACGTCATCACCGTCGACGAGAAGGTGCTCGACAGCGGCAAGCCGCCGCACGGCGCCACCATCGGCATCCCCTACGCCCCCGACCGCCTGCCGTCCGCCGACGAGGCCGAGGCCGCCAAGCGCTGGGCGGTCTGCGAGCGTCCCGGTGAGGGCGGCCGGGCGATCCAGAAGGCCGCGTTCGTCCTCGCCGAGAAGGAGTTCGCCAGGACGGAGGGCCGCGACAAGCTCTCCGGCGGCGACCTGATGTACGTCGTCGGCCCGGACGGGAAGACCCCGTACGTGGTCGACGCCCAGGGCACCGCCTACCCCCTGGCCGACCCCGCCGACACCGAACTGCTCAAGGCCCTCGACACCCAGGGCCGCGCCCCGCAGCGGGTGTCTCAGGAGTGGCTCGCCACGCTCCACGAGGGCGACGCGGTCTCCATCCCGACCATCGACGGCACTCCGGGCGCGCGGGCGAACGTCTCCGGCCTCCCCGAGCAGTACGACAAGATCGGCGAGGTCATCAAGGCCGCCAACGGCTCGCGGATGCAGTACTACGTGGTGCTGGAGGGCCGGGTGGCCGAGATCTCCGAGTTCGTCGCCACCCTGCTCCTCAACAGCGGCGACCTCGTCCCCGTCGGCCAGGCCGGCGAGGCGCAGCAGGTCAGCCCCGGCGCGGTCGTCGAGAGCACGCCGTTCGAGAAGACGGCGGGCAAGACCTGGCCGGCGTTCAAGCCCAAGATGGTCAACGACGGCAGCAGTGCCACCTCCGGCCGCAACACCGTCTGCAACGTCCTGCTCTCGGTCGGCACGACCGGCGAGGCGAAGGGCACGACGACGCTGTCCACCTGGGTGGGCACCGACTTCCCCGCACAGCTGCCCACCGGCTCCTCCAGCGCGTACGTCACGGCCGGCTCCGGCCAGCTCTACCGCCAGTTCCAGGGCACGGAGACCGGGGCGGGAGGCGTCTTCCTGGTCACCGACACGGGCCTGCGCTACGCCCTGCAGTCCAACAGCGACAGCGCCACCGACGACGAGGGCATCGGCACCTCGGCCAAGCAGCGCGAGGAAGAGCTGCAGGAGGCCAAGATCGCCCAGACCCGCCTCGGTTACGAGAAGGTGGCCCCCGCGCCGGTCCCCGCGGCCTGGTCGACGTTCCTGCCGACGGGCCCCCGTCTGTCGGAGTCGGCGGCACGTCAGCCGCAGGGCTCGTAG
- the mycP gene encoding type VII secretion-associated serine protease mycosin, with translation MAGPAAVGVPGRTRRGARGAARTAALAATTALIATTAVLALPATPAVAADQCTFPSKNYPGRPWALQRVNLDELWAQSTGKNVQVAVIDTGVDVKNPQLTRAVDASKGENLLPAKNSEGEKIDRGNSQGTTDTVGHGTRVAGIIAARPLKGTGFVGLAPDATIIPIKQNDAEGNGTAATLARAIRDAVAAGADVINISQDTANAVRPAQALEDAVTYALDQDVVVVASAGNDGLGGNVKITYPASYEGVLAVAASDRNNERASFSQSGEFVGVAAPGVDMISTVPGGGHCSDNGTSFSAPYVAGVAALLKSKYPEWSAQEIVAQIEQTAERSIPGHDRLVGWGVIDPVKALTDVDPKNPVQSPAPENGVTKGEAPSITPLHFGESADERNTRLATYVVVGGLALVAGLSGTAVAIRDARRRRGGQLGNGAWMR, from the coding sequence ATGGCGGGACCGGCAGCGGTGGGAGTGCCGGGGAGGACGCGTCGTGGGGCGCGGGGAGCGGCGAGAACGGCCGCCCTGGCCGCCACGACGGCCCTGATCGCGACCACCGCGGTCCTGGCCCTGCCCGCGACCCCGGCCGTGGCGGCAGACCAGTGCACGTTCCCGTCGAAGAACTACCCGGGCCGCCCCTGGGCGCTGCAACGCGTCAACCTGGACGAGCTGTGGGCGCAGTCCACGGGCAAGAACGTCCAGGTGGCGGTGATCGACACCGGGGTGGACGTCAAGAACCCGCAGCTCACGCGGGCGGTCGACGCCTCCAAGGGAGAGAACCTGCTCCCGGCGAAGAACTCCGAGGGCGAGAAGATCGACCGCGGCAACAGCCAGGGCACCACCGACACGGTCGGCCACGGCACTCGCGTGGCCGGCATCATCGCGGCCCGCCCCCTGAAGGGCACCGGCTTCGTCGGCCTGGCACCGGACGCCACGATCATCCCGATCAAGCAGAACGACGCCGAGGGCAACGGGACCGCCGCCACCCTCGCGCGGGCGATCCGTGACGCGGTCGCCGCGGGCGCCGATGTCATCAACATCTCCCAGGACACGGCCAACGCGGTGAGGCCGGCCCAGGCCCTGGAGGACGCCGTCACCTACGCCCTGGACCAGGACGTCGTGGTCGTCGCATCGGCGGGCAACGACGGCCTGGGCGGCAACGTCAAGATCACGTACCCGGCGTCGTACGAGGGCGTCCTCGCCGTGGCGGCCTCCGACCGCAACAACGAACGCGCCTCCTTCTCCCAGTCGGGAGAATTCGTCGGAGTCGCGGCCCCGGGCGTCGACATGATCTCCACAGTCCCCGGCGGCGGCCACTGCTCCGACAACGGTACGAGCTTCTCGGCACCGTACGTGGCGGGCGTGGCCGCCCTCCTGAAGTCCAAGTACCCCGAGTGGTCGGCCCAGGAGATCGTCGCCCAGATCGAGCAGACCGCGGAACGCTCCATCCCCGGCCACGACCGCCTGGTCGGCTGGGGCGTCATCGACCCCGTCAAGGCCCTGACGGACGTGGACCCGAAGAACCCCGTCCAGTCACCCGCACCGGAGAACGGCGTGACCAAGGGCGAGGCCCCGTCGATCACCCCCCTCCACTTCGGCGAATCAGCAGACGAACGCAACACCCGCCTGGCGACGTACGTCGTGGTCGGCGGCCTGGCCCTGGTAGCGGGCCTGAGCGGCACAGCGGTGGCGATACGGGACGCACGACGCAGGCGGGGCGGGCAGCTGGGGAACGGCGCGTGGATGCGCTGA
- a CDS encoding DUF6571 family protein: MRLDTLLHANFTLLDDAVTDWSTLVNHLEGLKKDAEEGLHQAADKADWAGLNAQVSKEFIGKTAGEFSDAHTQAKTIHSILSDTRTELKGHHRRLVDAIDGGRKKNLKVIAYEGGFTVTTDLPPEGRADADTDNKGDITALRDELQRILDQASESDNSAKSVLQSIADQSKLGFSDADYADRDSAAAAVKKADELAKLVRKDPEGLTVADFKRLNTGLKEYANDELFAERFATVLGPEKTLEFWTGISDPGRGNHELAHACLDQFDDLQRNLGLTLAHATQSDSAAMGGWKRQMIDIGDKPIYGNSGGPMGFQVMSNLMRTGDYDDRFLKDYGTRLMETERKLTGNGAHGNGVWQRTGGSAWLNRIGEDSGSDPLTGYLKGLSNSPDAATDFFNQRYVSKDDPDNPFEWDSDDEDEYKAKKELSNFQYLFEERDWPQETDSKGDDLHTGKNNLALALEAAVTGHPAGERPTMDTPAHNEGQTKLFESLVSSISEDTTRLTDNTFMSDSIGQIAAEYLPDIDRAASDVDPHPDNNDEDARESWERIQNLYPVAESSAEMNHRDVSRFLFAVGQNPEGYSAVEVGQKKYMCYLMEYHLNPDLPEGCRPHHDLELTIRNIARHSGEVSGTLAMGRNEAVAGPSDLKDKEYDHAVSQLKNVISGTVGTGVGVGTSFVASPVVGAGVGGAAGTATSVVLEELFKDAEGSAKDAAGPKIGEDWENGQDNNMKYTRRAASEAARAHGLEHPSDVGTWAETESSRGFLDAGEWMDRVGAELVTDR; encoded by the coding sequence ATGCGGCTCGATACACTTCTCCACGCCAATTTCACACTGCTCGACGATGCGGTGACCGACTGGTCAACGCTGGTGAACCACCTCGAAGGCCTCAAGAAAGACGCCGAGGAAGGGCTGCATCAAGCCGCCGACAAGGCCGACTGGGCCGGACTCAACGCCCAGGTGTCCAAGGAGTTCATCGGCAAGACGGCCGGCGAGTTCAGTGATGCCCACACTCAGGCCAAGACCATTCACAGCATCCTCAGTGACACCCGCACCGAGCTGAAGGGCCATCACCGTCGACTGGTTGACGCCATCGACGGTGGACGGAAGAAGAACCTCAAGGTGATCGCGTACGAGGGCGGATTCACCGTCACCACGGACCTCCCTCCAGAGGGCCGCGCCGACGCCGACACGGACAACAAGGGCGACATCACCGCGCTCCGTGACGAACTTCAGCGGATTCTGGACCAGGCCTCCGAGAGCGACAACTCGGCCAAGTCCGTCCTTCAGTCCATCGCCGATCAAAGCAAACTGGGCTTCTCAGATGCCGACTACGCGGACCGGGATTCTGCGGCTGCCGCGGTCAAGAAGGCAGACGAGCTGGCGAAGCTCGTGAGGAAGGACCCCGAGGGTCTGACGGTAGCCGACTTCAAGAGGCTCAACACCGGGCTCAAGGAGTACGCGAACGACGAACTTTTCGCCGAACGGTTCGCCACTGTTCTCGGGCCGGAGAAGACGCTCGAGTTCTGGACCGGTATCAGCGATCCCGGTAGAGGGAACCACGAACTCGCGCACGCGTGCCTCGACCAGTTCGACGATCTCCAGCGCAACCTCGGCCTGACACTGGCCCATGCCACGCAGAGCGACTCCGCCGCGATGGGCGGGTGGAAGCGCCAGATGATCGACATCGGTGACAAGCCGATCTATGGCAACAGCGGCGGCCCGATGGGCTTCCAGGTCATGAGCAACCTGATGCGAACCGGTGACTACGACGACCGGTTCCTCAAGGACTACGGCACCAGGCTCATGGAGACAGAGCGCAAGCTCACCGGCAACGGGGCCCATGGGAACGGGGTCTGGCAGCGCACGGGCGGTAGTGCGTGGCTGAACCGCATCGGGGAGGACAGCGGGTCCGATCCGCTCACGGGCTACTTGAAGGGTTTGTCGAACAGCCCTGACGCAGCGACTGATTTCTTCAATCAGCGGTACGTATCGAAGGACGACCCGGACAATCCTTTCGAGTGGGACTCCGACGACGAGGACGAGTACAAGGCCAAGAAGGAGCTGTCCAACTTCCAGTACCTGTTCGAGGAGCGGGACTGGCCTCAGGAGACGGACTCCAAGGGCGACGATCTCCATACCGGGAAGAACAACCTGGCTCTGGCGCTCGAAGCTGCCGTCACTGGGCATCCTGCTGGCGAACGCCCCACGATGGATACCCCTGCCCACAATGAAGGGCAAACCAAGCTTTTCGAAAGCCTCGTGTCCTCCATCTCCGAGGACACTACCCGCCTGACAGATAACACCTTCATGTCGGACAGTATTGGACAGATCGCCGCCGAGTACCTTCCCGACATCGACCGGGCAGCATCAGACGTTGACCCACATCCGGATAACAATGATGAGGACGCCAGGGAATCCTGGGAGCGTATCCAGAATCTCTATCCGGTCGCCGAATCTTCCGCCGAAATGAACCATCGCGACGTTTCACGCTTCCTCTTCGCCGTGGGACAGAATCCCGAGGGGTACTCGGCGGTTGAGGTTGGCCAGAAAAAATACATGTGCTATCTGATGGAATACCATCTGAACCCCGACTTGCCCGAAGGATGTCGCCCGCATCACGATCTCGAGCTCACTATTCGGAATATCGCACGACATTCGGGCGAAGTTTCGGGCACACTGGCAATGGGGCGAAATGAAGCTGTTGCGGGACCCAGTGACCTCAAGGATAAGGAATATGATCACGCGGTATCTCAGTTGAAGAATGTTATTTCGGGCACCGTTGGCACCGGAGTCGGCGTCGGTACGTCATTTGTTGCATCGCCTGTTGTCGGAGCAGGGGTAGGCGGTGCTGCGGGCACCGCGACCAGCGTGGTCCTCGAAGAGCTATTCAAGGACGCGGAAGGCAGTGCCAAGGATGCGGCAGGCCCCAAGATCGGCGAGGACTGGGAAAACGGCCAGGACAACAACATGAAGTACACCCGAAGGGCAGCGTCGGAGGCTGCCAGAGCCCACGGCTTGGAGCACCCAAGCGATGTGGGCACCTGGGCGGAGACTGAGTCGTCCAGGGGCTTCCTGGACGCGGGCGAGTGGATGGACCGTGTCGGGGCAGAGCTGGTGACCGACCGGTGA